A genomic window from Lycium barbarum isolate Lr01 chromosome 4, ASM1917538v2, whole genome shotgun sequence includes:
- the LOC132638690 gene encoding cysteine-rich repeat secretory protein 38-like, with translation MASSKLISCLLFLSTIAILVHVVISAGPLYHFCSKSGNFTADSYYAQNLKNILADLNSKTPPTGFSTSSMGKKPDRSHGLSLCRGDVSSDNCKSCVLDASQELVKRCPYDKEAIIWYDNCLLKYSDDCFRGEIDNRYKFYMWNSAVVSNPQYFNSKTKELLGSLVDEAYWVQNMYATGEMKIGENEKLYGLVECTKDLSNEECKKCLEGIVSELPRCCAGKKGGRVVGGSCHFIYEMYPFVNTP, from the coding sequence ATGGCTTCCTCAAAATTAATCTCTTGTCTATTATTTCTTTCAACCATTGCAATTCTTGTACATGTAGTGATTTCCGCAGGTCCACTCTACCATTTTTGCtcaaaatctggaaatttcaCAGCTGATAGTTACTATGCACAAAACTTGAAAAATATCTTAGCTGATCTCAACTCAAAAACTCCACCAACTGGGTTCTCAACTAGCTCAATGGGGAAAAAACCTGATCGATCACACGGGCTTTCACTATGTCGTGGTGATGTTTCAAGTGACAATTGCAAGTCATGTGTACTAGATGCTAGTCAAGAACTTGTAAAACGTTGTCCATACGACAAAGAAGCCATCATATGGTATGATAATTGTCTCTTGAAATATTCTGATGATTGTTTCCGAGGGGAAATCGATAATAGGTACAAGTTTTACATGTGGAATAGTGCGGTTGTGAGTAATCCCCAGTATTTTAATTCAAAGACCAAGGAATTGTTGGGAAGCTTGGTTGATGAAGCGTATTGGGTGCAAAATATGTATGCAACGGGAGAAATGAAGATTGGAGAAAATGAGAAATTGTATGGGCTGGTCGAGTGCACAAAGGATCTTTCAAACGAGGAATGTAAGAAGTGTCTTGAGGGTATTGTTAGTGAACTTCCAAGATGTTGTGCTGGAAAAAAAggtggaagagttgttggagggAGTTGTCACTTTATATATGAAATGTACCCTTTTGTTAATACTCCTTGA